TTCCAGCAGGGCTCCCCTTTTGAGACCGCTAAAACGAACAAAAACGAATATTTACGAAGGTTGCCCGACGAGTGGTCGGTACCCAGGAGTCAGCGTGGCCGGGCAATCTCCACCTTGACCTGCCATTCCTTGAGGCAGCGGGCAAAGGCGGGCGAGGGTTCGCGCTCGGTGAACAGTTGATCGATCTGTTCGAGGCTGCCCAGGCGAATCATGGCGTTGCGACCGAACTTGCTCGAATCGGCGGCGAGGAACACCTGGCGGGCGTTATGGATGATGGCCTGGGAGACGCAGACTTCCTGATAGTCGAAGTCCAGCAGGGTGCCGTCCTCGTCGATGCCGCTGATGCCGACCAGGGCATAGTCGACCTTGAATTGCTTGATGAAGTCAGCGGTGGCCTGGCCCACCACACCGCCGTCGCTGCGCACCTTGCCGCTGGCGATCAGGACATCGAAATCGTCCTTGGCACTGAGGATGTTCGCCACGTGCAGGTTGTTGGTGATCACCTTGAGGCTGCGGTGCCCGAGCAGCGCATGGGCGATGGCCTCGGTGGTGGTGCCGATGTTGATGAACAGGGAGGCGTGATCCGGTACCGCGGCGGCGACGGCTTCAGCGATCAGGCGCTTTTCCTCGCGCATCTGGCCGGCTCTCATGCTGTATTCGGTGTTTTCCACGCTGGAGTCGTGGGCGGCACCGCCATGGTAGCGGCGCAGCAGTCCGGCTTCGGCGAGCTGATTGATGTCGCGGCGGATCGTCTGGGGAGTGACGGAGAAATGCTGGGCCAGTTCTTCGATACTGACGTAGCCACGCTCACGGACCAATTCGAGAATCTGCTGTTGGCGAGGCGCCAGGCTCATTGCGGCTTCCTTGGATGTTCGACTAAACCCGCAGAGGATGCCGTAGGTGATCGATACTGAAAAGCGCTTGTCGCGCAAAGCAAGACCGGCGTCGGGAAGACGCCGGTCTTGGCTAGGGCTTGGCTGAACAATCGCCCTGCCAGAGCAGAGGCGTTTCAAGCCGGGCCTGGGTCAATCGAGCGCCCAGCCGCGGGTCCGCTCCACTGCCTTCTTCCAGCCCTTGTACAGGGCATCACGCTTGGCGTTGTCGCAAGCCGGTTCGAAGACGCGCTCTATGGTGCTCTTGCTGCGCAACTCGTCCAGGCTGCTCCAGAAGCCGGTGGCGAGACCGGCCAGGTAGGCCGCACCCAGGGCGGTGGTCTCCTTCATTTCCGGCCGCTCGACGCGGGTACCGAGCACGTCCGACTGGAATTGCATGAGGAAGTTGTTGGCGGTGGCGCCGCCGTCCACGCGCAGGGACTTCAAGGCTTCGCCGGCATCCTGCTGCATGGCTTCCAGTACATCGCGGGTCTGGAAGGCAATGGATTCCAGGGTGGCGCGGATGATGTGGTCGACCTTGACGCCACGGGTCAGGCCGAACAGGGCGCCACGGGCATAGGGGTCCCAGTAGGGGGCGCCCAGGCCGGTGAAGGCCGGCACCAGGTAGACGCCATTGCTGTCAGCGACCTTGGTGGCGAAATACTCGGAGTCCAGGGAGTCGTTGATCACCTTGAGCTCGTCGCGCAGCCATTGCACGGTGGAGCCGCCATTGAAGATGGCGCCCTCCAGGGCGTAGTTGACCTCACCGCGAGGACCGCAGGCGATGGTGGTCAGCAGGCCATGCTGCGATTGCACGGCCTTCTCGCCGGTATTCATCAACAGGAAGCAGCCGGTGCCGTAGGTGTTCTTGGCCAGGCCCGGTTCCACGCACATCTGGCCGAACAGCGCGGCCTGCTGGTCGCCGGCGATACCGGCGATGGGGATGCCGGTGGTCTGGCCGCTGCCCAGGTGCGCCTGGCCATAGACCTCGGAAGAGGATTTCACTTCCGGCA
The window above is part of the Pseudomonas oryzihabitans genome. Proteins encoded here:
- a CDS encoding DeoR/GlpR family DNA-binding transcription regulator; the encoded protein is MSLAPRQQQILELVRERGYVSIEELAQHFSVTPQTIRRDINQLAEAGLLRRYHGGAAHDSSVENTEYSMRAGQMREEKRLIAEAVAAAVPDHASLFINIGTTTEAIAHALLGHRSLKVITNNLHVANILSAKDDFDVLIASGKVRSDGGVVGQATADFIKQFKVDYALVGISGIDEDGTLLDFDYQEVCVSQAIIHNARQVFLAADSSKFGRNAMIRLGSLEQIDQLFTEREPSPAFARCLKEWQVKVEIARPR
- the glpK gene encoding glycerol kinase GlpK; protein product: MTDQNKQYIVALDQGTTSSRAIVLDRNANVVTIAQREFAQIYPQAGWVEHDPMEIWATQSAVFVEALAQASISNEQVAAIGITNQRETAIVWDKTTGRPIYNAIVWQSRQSTAICDQLKRDGMEDHIRKTTGLVIDPYFSGTKIKWILDHVEGSRERARRGELLFGTVDTWLIWKMTQGQAHVTDYTNASRTLLFDIHKREWDATLLEVLDIPREMLPEVKSSSEVYGQAHLGSGQTTGIPIAGIAGDQQAALFGQMCVEPGLAKNTYGTGCFLLMNTGEKAVQSQHGLLTTIACGPRGEVNYALEGAIFNGGSTVQWLRDELKVINDSLDSEYFATKVADSNGVYLVPAFTGLGAPYWDPYARGALFGLTRGVKVDHIIRATLESIAFQTRDVLEAMQQDAGEALKSLRVDGGATANNFLMQFQSDVLGTRVERPEMKETTALGAAYLAGLATGFWSSLDELRSKSTIERVFEPACDNAKRDALYKGWKKAVERTRGWALD